The Carassius gibelio isolate Cgi1373 ecotype wild population from Czech Republic chromosome A1, carGib1.2-hapl.c, whole genome shotgun sequence region gatAGATGTCTTGTACGGaccaaatttattatattttttacagttaaaatagtaattttgtgaaatattattatagtttaaaatcgttttctattttgaaaatatataatttaattgctgtgatggcaaagatgtattttcagcagccatttctccagtcttaagAATTATTTTCAGGATTGATGAAAAAGgagcatcatttatttgaaataaaaataacattataaaggGCTTTACTGTagcttttgatcaatgtaatgcatccttgctgtatataattattatatacttttatatagtaATTGCtgtataaaagaagaagaaaaagaaacactgacctcaaacatttgagtgtatttataattaaaattgtattgttttaaaacaatatttacgacattgtacacacacacacaaacattatggTAATTGTAATTGTTAGAATTTTATTATGCAAACAATAATATAGTTATAATTGCATGTCTTGCATTTCTccattttcactgtttattttcACAGAAAACTGAAGGAACAATTTACACCTTCATAACTTTCATTTAAATCAAAGTTGTGTTTGCAACAACAAACATGATTGCCCCAAACGAACATTGAACATTGTGGTGCCTATTTTCAGTGCATAACTAGCCAAAAaggtctaaatattttttttgttttttgtttgttttttggccaCTGTATAGCTTTGCTTTGCTACAAAGAACTAAATCTTTGAATTCAAAAATCCTAATGAatattctatgtaaaataaatttgaaataagcATTGGTTAAAACAAGTTATTGTCTTTTTAGTGTGTAAAATTCCCCCTCCTTTTCTAGAGCCACAGGAAAAGTCCCTTAGCTAAGCTATATTGACCTGTTTGCAGATTGAATTCAGACATACTGAGACATGCTGCGTGTTCTGGTCATTTTAAGTTTGCTTAGAGGAGGTCGGTAAATGGTAATTGACTCCTAAATCATGTGGCTGAATCTGACACTTCTCTGGCTGGATGGAGATGGTGGGAGGTTTATAACAACTTCAATTTTTATTCCACAGCTTATCTTGCAGAAATTATTGCACGAGGAGACGCTGCTGTTGAGTTTGGTCAGGATGCTTCATTCTCTTGTACGCTGCCAGACGCGTCTGCTGTCAAACAAGTCACCTGGCAGCGCGTGCGTGACCAGGAACCGGTACAAACTCTGGCTACATACAGCGCGCTCTTCAACGATTATGTGGATGATCAGTATGTCGGAAAGGTCATTTTCACCACTGCGTCAGTTAATTCATCATCCATTGAgatcaaaaacacaacatttgatGACGAGGCTTGTTACATTTGTTCCTTCAAAGTGTACCCATTCCAACCTAAACGACAAACCTTGTGCCTCGCTGTTAAAGGTAGGCTAAATACCTGCAACCATGAAAGCAACAAAGTTTATCTCTCAGGTTTTGAGCCAATTTAGGACAGGCTGtcacatatgttttaaatgcctAATTTCATACAGTTgtttgatatatacagtatatattttaaaattgatttattaattaatttgtgtttcataattgttttgccattttgaaatggCTGAAAAGCAATTACTGGTGTATAATAGCCTATTTAATGGCAGGTTCCctttgtgacaacttaccccatataGTTTGGCAATATTCCCCATACTGAGAACACAAGGTTGATGTGAGTTAAATGAGCGTTTTCCAGGGAAGTACAGTGCAAATGttcaataggtttttttttttttttttcatgtcaagtCATGTCAAGTTATGTGTCAATAAAGAAATTTTTATTTCCGAAGTGAACCTAGCCTGAgaaatattcactggaaacagaagTAACAACTAGCTTCATCTTCCTCTAATTGGTCAGAAAAGTGTACAGTATATgctaagtaaaaaaacaaaataagtaaGCTCATTCAAGAGAATGCAGCTATGCCCAAACAGGTAAGGCATGGTGTGAATCAGAAGATACTCAGTGATTTTTCTTAATGCAGGACCGAACAATGTGCTCAAGATGCAACTGAAACTTAAATTCAGTTTCCAGTTCCAGAAAAATGAAAGGAGTACATACAGCCAATTAtccatgtattttgtttttttttttaataatatttcagcaAGCACATAGTATATTTAGTAAtgccttaataaaaaaaatcaaataataagaTGTTTCTCTATAGTGCCATATGGATTTGTGTTTGAGTCATTTAATTAAGTCATTATGTTGCTGGTATTTTTGCAGGTATTTCAGAAATAACAGCATCATTGAACACTGCACTCAGTTCTGATCCAGATGTTGTAGTCTCATGTTCAGCTACTGGTAAACCAACCCCAACTATCCACTGGAAATCTGCAGAGAAAGAGCTGGACAACTTTTCAAGTAATTTTACAACTCTGAATAAAGACAGCTCAACCACCATTACAAGCAACCTCACGCTTCCACTCTCACAGTTTCATGGGCTGTATGTGGAATGTGTGGCGAAGAGTGACAGCATGGAGAAGAGCATCCAAATCAAATTGCCTGAAGTAGAAAATAAAGGTATATCGATTTGACTTCTGAAACATAAGTGTTTGAGGTGGTAGTGGCATAGCGGAAAAATGATTATATGGACTAACAATCAAATAATCAAGCAGTAGCAATATTGTAATTTCAGAATTAGGCTAAAAAAGAATGCATCTGCATATtcttaaattaaatcatttttattaatatttacatgccAAACAAtctatgtctttcttttttttcacagagaATAAAGTCACATTAAGAAATTATATCATTCCCATACTGGTTGTGGTTATCATGAGTATTGCCATTATTGCTACCTATCTTCACACAAAGTTAAATGGTAAGCTGAAAAAATATTACACACTAGTTATCATCATAGTACAATATGTAAAAAGcagcattattttgtgtatatacagtacagaccaaaagtttggacacaccttctcatttaaagagttttctttattttcatgatcatgaaaattgtagattca contains the following coding sequences:
- the LOC127979407 gene encoding OX-2 membrane glycoprotein — its product is MLRVLVILSLLRGAYLAEIIARGDAAVEFGQDASFSCTLPDASAVKQVTWQRVRDQEPVQTLATYSALFNDYVDDQYVGKVIFTTASVNSSSIEIKNTTFDDEACYICSFKVYPFQPKRQTLCLAVKGISEITASLNTALSSDPDVVVSCSATGKPTPTIHWKSAEKELDNFSSNFTTLNKDSSTTITSNLTLPLSQFHGLYVECVAKSDSMEKSIQIKLPEVENKENKVTLRNYIIPILVVVIMSIAIIATYLHTKLNDKVQEYACLV